Within Halonatronomonas betaini, the genomic segment ACATCGCTGATTCAGATAGAGCTATCAGTCTAGCAGGTGGAGATGAAATGCTTGGAGCTGTTGTTGGTACAGGCTGTATGCTTGGCAGCAGCCTGGCAGTTTTTGCAGCTGTCAGTGATCATGAACCTGACTTATTTAAAAGAGTTGTAGCGGCAGTTCATTTATATAATGTCGCCGGGGAAAAAGCAGGCAGAATTAAGTATTCACCGACTGCTTTTAAAACTGAGTTTTTAGATAGCATTTATCATAAAAGCAGTAATCCAGACTCATAAACTGATGATCATATGTGGATAACCTGTGCACAATGTGGATAAATTGTGGACTAATTGTTAATAACTTGTTGAAAACTAACTTTTGTCGGCAGGCAACCCCATACAAGATCTTCCCCATAAGCTAGAATGTTAAATGCCTGCCGGCATTTATTTATATTACTAGCATTTAAGGCCCTATATATGTTATATTATATATAGATATATAATTTACCATTGTATTTAGGAGGCCAAAAATGTTTCAGAACCGATTCTTTAAATTTACAGCAGCTACTATAATGCTCTTAGCAATATTTTTTATTATAAACCAGATACCACAGCTAGTTGATTTTTTTAGCGGTATCTTTCAGTTAGTAATAATACCATTACTACTGGCAACATTTTTCTATTATCTACTTAGACCATCAGTCAGATTTTTGTATAAAAATATTAAGCATAAGAATCTATCGATTCTTTTAACAATTTTAGCACTGCTTGTTCTAATCTCCTTTATAACTTATTTTGCTGGTAATATCATTTATACAGAAGTTCAAAGACTGATTAGATTTTTAAGTGATTATGAAAATATCGCTGTCCGAATCAGTCAGGCAATAAGTGATGTAGAGGAGATAGAATTTTTAGCAGAAATTGATATAGAGGGTAGGTTAGTTCAAATTGCCAGAGATGTTGGTAATAGGGTTACAGGCTTTGATTTTATAGGGATCTTTGATTCCCTGGCCCAGATGTTTATTATAGTCTTTTTAACACCCTTTCTGGTAATTTATTTTCTTAAAGATGATAGACTATTATTCAAGAAGTTTCTCAGATTGATCCCTAAGGAGAAAAGAGATACTGTAAAAGCAATTATAGGTAAAATAGATCGAACCTTCGGTGTTTATATACCCAGTCAGCTCTTAGTTGGAGCTATCTCCGGTATTATTATGTTCATAGGCTATATGATTATCGGGATGCCCAATGCCCTGGGTCTGGCTTTTATACTGGCAGTAGCATCTATCATACCATTTATCGGACCGGCAATTGGTGTTGCCCCGGCTGTTTTTATTGCCTTAACGACCAGCTGGGTAATGTTACTCCAGGTGGCTGTCTTGATGACGATTGTCCAGCAGTTTGAAAACAATGTTGTCAGGCCAATTCTCCAGGGTGGCATGTTAAACACCCATCCTATTGCTGTAATTCTCTGTATTGTCATCGCCTCCCTTTCATTTGGAATCCTGGGAGCTCTGGTAGCAGTTCCTGTCTATGTTTCTATCAGAGAGAGCAGCAAAGTTATCCTCAGCGGAAAAGGTGGTATGTTCTCAGAGATAGGAAATAATTAAAGCTATATTTATTCATATCAGATAAATACTTTATAAGTGATTCAGGCGGCCTCTGGCCGTCTTTTTTTATCTTTTTGATTTAATAATTCATGGAGTTCATGAATTATTTCTGATTATTTTCGACAATATTTTTTAATATTTAAAGGATTTTATGCATATACATAGAATATATATAGTATATTTAATTTAAGTCTTTAAAGCACTAAATTACTTAATGTGAGGGGGGAATTATATAGGAAGATTTACCAAAACAATAAAGACAAATAGGGAGGATAATATGAAAAAATTATTAACAGTATTTATTGTAGTCTTATTGATTATGGCATTTAGTACTGCGACCTTTGCTAGTGAATTTATTGGGATTGCAACAGGTTCAACCGGAGGAACTTTTTATCCAGTAGGTGTTACAATTGCCACAGTTATCGAAGATGCTATTGGAGAAGAGATGAATGTCAGGTTCTCAGCTCACACCTCAGGAGGTAGTGCTGATAATCTCCAAATGCTTGCTTATAATGAAATTGAAATGGCTATTGTTGGTGCAGTTCCGACTTCCCAGGCTTATCTTGGAGTAGAGCAGTATGAAGGAGCAGAAATCAAGAATTTAAGATATGTTACTGCCCTTTATCCAGAAGTTATCCAGTTTGTTTATAGGCTAGATAGCGACATTGAGACTGTCCATGACCTTGTTGGTAAAAGGGTTGCTTTAGGGCCTCCAGGTGGTGGAGGAACATTCTATACTCCTCCAATCTTTGAGGCTGTCGGTGACTTTACTGAAGCAGATTTAAGGGCCGAGTATATGGGTTATTCCGATTCAGCCCAGGCAATGCAGAATAATCTAATCTCAGCAGCATATTTAGGTGCCAGTTACCCAACTGCTGCGGTTTCAGAATTATTTGCTAGCCCTGTCAATGTTGATATCATAGAATTTACCGATGATGAGATCGCTGATCTCCAGGAGCTAGCACCATATTTTACAAAGGTTGTTATTCCTGAGGGGACTTATCCAGGTCAGGATAGAAACCTATCAGTTGTTGGTTTCAAAACAGCAATAGTTGTTACTGAAGATGTCAGCGAGGATATTATATACGCAATGCTTAATGCTTTTTATCTAGAAGAGTTAGAAGAACTTCACGAGAGACAGAGTGCATTAAAGCCAGTTGTTTTAGAAGAAGCTATTGCAGGTCTGAGTGGTGCTCCTCTTCATCCAGGAGCAGTAAGATTTTATGAAGAGCAGGGCTTTGAAATTCCAGAAGAATTACTTCCACCTGAGCTCTAAAATCTTAGATAATCCCGGGGCCTAACGATTTGTTAGGCCTCTTTCTGAATTAATTTGAAGGAGTGAAATTATGGCTGCTAAAAAGAAGAGAAAAGAATATAAACAGAAATTGTCTAGATCTTTATCAGGCAGGTTAAAAACTTTCGTCTGGATTTATGCAATAGGTATTTCAGCAGTTCACCTCTACATGAATAGCTTTGGGTTGATTGGAGTTGTCCAAAAGAACTTAATCCATCTTAGTTTATTAATGTCGCTGGGTTTTCTCTTAACCCCAGCTACTAAAAGATCGCCATTGGATAGGCCTTCTATTATTGATTGGACCTTATTCCTGGCCACTCTTGGCTGTGGTGTTTACTTTTATTTTGGCTATTTAAGATTAACCCAGGCCATGCTTGTCCCAATCAGGTCTGACTTTATTTATGGAATTGTATTTTCATTATTATTAATTGAGGCATCAAGAAGGTTAGTTGGTCTACCATTAACAATTCTGGCAACTCTATTTGTTGTATATATCTATGTTGGGCCTTATATGCCTGGCCAGCTGGCTCATAGAGGTTTTAATCTCCAGAGAATTCTAGTGAGGATGACAATGACTTCTGAAGGGGTCCTGGGTGTTGCCTTAATGGTTTCAGCTTCATATATATTTATGTTTATTTTGTTTGCCAGCTTTTTAAAGGCGACACAGGCTTCAAAGTTTTTCAATGATTTTGCCCAGGCTTTAACTGGAAAAGCCAGAGGTGGCCCAGCCAAAGTTGCAATCTTTGCCAGTGCACTAACTGGAACAATTAATGGTAGTTCCCAGGCCAATGTGGCAACAACCGGCTCATTTACGATTCCATTAATGAAAGAGACTGGCTATACTCCACACTTTGCAGGGGCAGTTGAGGCGATAGCCTCCACTGGCGGAGTTTTAATGCCGCCGATCATGGGAGCTGCTGCTTTTATTATGAGCTCTTTAATTGGAATACCATATTCAACAATAATCGCTGCTGCTTTAACACCATCAATCTTATATTATTTTACCCTTTATAATATGGTTGATTTAAGGGCAGCTAAAATGGGCATCGTCGGTTTAGATAGAGATAAATTGCCTGATCTTAAAGAAGTTATCCTTGGGCGGGGCTATTTAATTCTACCCCTGATTTTAATTATTGCAGCCCTAGTTATTGGATTTAGCCCGGTTATGGCTGGTTTTATTGGTATCATTTCAACAATTGTCGCAGGTGCAATCAGAAAGGAAACCAGGCTTTCTTTTATGGACATCTTAAATGCCATGGCTGAAGGAGCCCAGAATGCTATATCAATAGCTGTAATCTGTGGCCTGGTCGGATTTATAATCGGTTCAGTCGGTATGACAGGGATTGGCCAGACTATCGGTAATAATATTGTTAGTCTGGCAGGGGGACAACTATTTTTAACGGCATTTCTCTGTATGATAGTTGCAATTATTTTAGGCATGGGTCTGCCTGGACCAGCATGTTATATAGTTACGTCTACTATAGCAGCTCCAGCGCTAATGGTGCTTGGTATACCAGTGCTGGCAGCCCATTTCTTTGCCTTTTACTTTGGAATAATGTCAGCTGTTATACCGCCAGTAGCTCTAACATCGTTTACGGCGGGGGCCATTGCCGAAGCTGATACTAACCTTGTTGCCAAATACGGGTTTTTACTCGGGGCGGCTGGAATGCTACTGCCATATATGTTTATCTATAATCCGGTAATCTTAATGATAGACTTTAGCTGGGTTAATTATGTTTATTCGTCTTTTTCATTATTTGTTGGCCTTTATCTTGCTGCAGCAGTAATCATCGGTATGCTCAAGATTCCTTTAAGCTTATTTGAGAGGCTTTTATTTGGAATAGCTTCTCTTTTGCTTATAATTCCTAATCCTACAATTAGACTGTCAGGCCTGGCTTTAGCAGTAGTTTTTTATATCCGGCACAGAGGGCTTGCCAGCAAATCAGACTGGGTAGCAGATCCAGAATTGGCTGAAGACCTTGCTTGATTAAAAAGCTAATATATTTAAAAGAAAGAGGGTATATCTATGCTCCAGCAAATAAAAGACTTATTACAGGAAAGTAAAGACTGGATTGTTGAACAGCGTCGTCATCTTCATCAGTTTCCAGAGGCCAGCCAGAAAGAGTTCAGGACTTCAGAGTATATAATTTCTATTTTAGAGGATTTAAATCTCTATGAAATTAAAACTGGGTTTTATAATACAGGGGTTACTGGCTTAATCAAAGGCAGTCGGCCAGGGCCGACAATTGGGCTTAGATTTGATATTGATGCCCTGGAGATGAAAGAAAAGACTGACCTACCCTTTGCCTCTCAAAATCAGGGTTTAATGCACGCCTGTGGCCATGACGGTCATACTGCCATGGGACTCGGTGCAGCAAAGATTCTGACCAGCTTAAAGGCTGAATTCCCAGGGAGTATCAAATTGATCTTTCAGCCAGCTGAAGAAGATGGTTGGAGTGGCGGTGGAGCCCAGTATTTAATTAAAGAAGGTGTGCTTGAAGATCCTGAAGTTAAAGCAATATTGGGTATGCATATCTGGCCTAATTTAACTGTCGGCAAGATTGCTACTCGTTCCGGGGTGATTATGGGAGCATCAGACCCATTCCAGATTGAAATCACTGGTCAGGGTGGCCATGCTTCCCAGCCTCATTTCACAGTCGATCCGATAGTTATCGGTTCCCAGATAGTCAACAACCTGCAGACAATCGTCAGTAGAAATACTGACCCCTTTGAGCAGGTTGTTATTTCAGTTGGAGTTTTTAATGGTGGAACCCGTTATAATACCATTCCGGATCAGGTAACCCTTAAAGGGACAGTTAGAACTTTTAATCAGGAAGTTAGAGATAAAGTAGAAGCAAGGATGAAAGAAATTATTGAAAAGACAGCTGAAGGTTTAGGGGGCAGAGCAGAATTTAATTATATCAGAGGCTATCCCCCAGTAGTTAACAACCAGGGGCTAGTTCAACTGGCTGAAAAAACTTTAAGCAGGCCTGACAGCTTAACAGAGCTAGTATTAGAAGAAAGACCGGCACCTACCGGCGAGGATTTTGCCTATTTTGCCCGGGCTGTGCCAGGACTGTTTCTCTGGTTAGGGGCTGCAGAATCTAAAGACTCACCTGGGCTCCACAGCCCTTACTTTGATTTTCCAGAAGAAATCCTATTAAATGGGGTTCAGGCTTTATTATTACTTGCTATCAATTGGTTGAAAATGCAGGAGGTCGAAAATGGGAGCTAGTAAAATTATTATTACAGGAGGCAAGTTAATCGATGTAGAGGCTGGAGATATAATTGAGGATTCGGTTATTATTATTGAAGATAGCAGGGTTACAGCAGCCGGCAGTAGCAATGATATAGAGCTGCCAACTGGTGCTGATATAATCAAAGTTGATGCGTCAGGCAGGACTACTTTGCCTGGTTTGATTGATGCCCATACCCATTTGCAGCTGGTCCCGGCTGAAAATGAGCATGAAACTCTAATAAAGTCAGTGCCATTGAAGGCTATTCAAGCTGCAAGTAATGCCCAAAAGACCCTGGAGGCAGGCTTTACAACAATTAGAGATTTAGGTGCAGAGCATCTAGTCGACCTGGCTGTTAGAGATGCTATAAATGATGGTTTTATTATTGGCCCCAGTGTTCTGGCCAGTGGCTATAAGATTGCACCAACAGGGGCAGATTTTAGAATTTATCCGCCTGAAGTTAAAATTTCAGGCCAGTATACAATGGACTCAGCAAGTGAAATCAGAAGAGCAACAAGAGAACTAGTAGCTCTCGGTGTCGATCAGATTAAGATTATGACCAGTGGCAGGACATTCCGTAAAACTTCATCTCCTGATACTAAAGTTTATAGTTTAAAAGAGGTGAAGACTGCTGTAGAGATTGCCCATGATAATGGTCTTAAGATTTCAGCCCATGCCCATGGTGCTGCCGGGGTTAAGTTAGCTCTGGAAGCTGGTTGTGATACAATTGAACATGGGACAATTCTGGACAAGGCTGATATTGAGTTCATGTTGGAGAATAATATTTACCTGGTTCCTACCTTTTCATATAGTAGCAATTTAAAGAGGCTAAAGGGTGATTCAGGCATTCCTGATTATTCTATAAATAAGGCTTTGAGCAGCCGGGGAAAACGGCTTAAAAGTT encodes:
- a CDS encoding AI-2E family transporter, with product MFQNRFFKFTAATIMLLAIFFIINQIPQLVDFFSGIFQLVIIPLLLATFFYYLLRPSVRFLYKNIKHKNLSILLTILALLVLISFITYFAGNIIYTEVQRLIRFLSDYENIAVRISQAISDVEEIEFLAEIDIEGRLVQIARDVGNRVTGFDFIGIFDSLAQMFIIVFLTPFLVIYFLKDDRLLFKKFLRLIPKEKRDTVKAIIGKIDRTFGVYIPSQLLVGAISGIIMFIGYMIIGMPNALGLAFILAVASIIPFIGPAIGVAPAVFIALTTSWVMLLQVAVLMTIVQQFENNVVRPILQGGMLNTHPIAVILCIVIASLSFGILGALVAVPVYVSIRESSKVILSGKGGMFSEIGNN
- a CDS encoding TAXI family TRAP transporter solute-binding subunit, encoding MKKLLTVFIVVLLIMAFSTATFASEFIGIATGSTGGTFYPVGVTIATVIEDAIGEEMNVRFSAHTSGGSADNLQMLAYNEIEMAIVGAVPTSQAYLGVEQYEGAEIKNLRYVTALYPEVIQFVYRLDSDIETVHDLVGKRVALGPPGGGGTFYTPPIFEAVGDFTEADLRAEYMGYSDSAQAMQNNLISAAYLGASYPTAAVSELFASPVNVDIIEFTDDEIADLQELAPYFTKVVIPEGTYPGQDRNLSVVGFKTAIVVTEDVSEDIIYAMLNAFYLEELEELHERQSALKPVVLEEAIAGLSGAPLHPGAVRFYEEQGFEIPEELLPPEL
- a CDS encoding TRAP transporter permease; the encoded protein is MAAKKKRKEYKQKLSRSLSGRLKTFVWIYAIGISAVHLYMNSFGLIGVVQKNLIHLSLLMSLGFLLTPATKRSPLDRPSIIDWTLFLATLGCGVYFYFGYLRLTQAMLVPIRSDFIYGIVFSLLLIEASRRLVGLPLTILATLFVVYIYVGPYMPGQLAHRGFNLQRILVRMTMTSEGVLGVALMVSASYIFMFILFASFLKATQASKFFNDFAQALTGKARGGPAKVAIFASALTGTINGSSQANVATTGSFTIPLMKETGYTPHFAGAVEAIASTGGVLMPPIMGAAAFIMSSLIGIPYSTIIAAALTPSILYYFTLYNMVDLRAAKMGIVGLDRDKLPDLKEVILGRGYLILPLILIIAALVIGFSPVMAGFIGIISTIVAGAIRKETRLSFMDILNAMAEGAQNAISIAVICGLVGFIIGSVGMTGIGQTIGNNIVSLAGGQLFLTAFLCMIVAIILGMGLPGPACYIVTSTIAAPALMVLGIPVLAAHFFAFYFGIMSAVIPPVALTSFTAGAIAEADTNLVAKYGFLLGAAGMLLPYMFIYNPVILMIDFSWVNYVYSSFSLFVGLYLAAAVIIGMLKIPLSLFERLLFGIASLLLIIPNPTIRLSGLALAVVFYIRHRGLASKSDWVADPELAEDLA
- a CDS encoding M20 metallopeptidase family protein, with the translated sequence MLQQIKDLLQESKDWIVEQRRHLHQFPEASQKEFRTSEYIISILEDLNLYEIKTGFYNTGVTGLIKGSRPGPTIGLRFDIDALEMKEKTDLPFASQNQGLMHACGHDGHTAMGLGAAKILTSLKAEFPGSIKLIFQPAEEDGWSGGGAQYLIKEGVLEDPEVKAILGMHIWPNLTVGKIATRSGVIMGASDPFQIEITGQGGHASQPHFTVDPIVIGSQIVNNLQTIVSRNTDPFEQVVISVGVFNGGTRYNTIPDQVTLKGTVRTFNQEVRDKVEARMKEIIEKTAEGLGGRAEFNYIRGYPPVVNNQGLVQLAEKTLSRPDSLTELVLEERPAPTGEDFAYFARAVPGLFLWLGAAESKDSPGLHSPYFDFPEEILLNGVQALLLLAINWLKMQEVENGS
- a CDS encoding metal-dependent hydrolase family protein — translated: MGASKIIITGGKLIDVEAGDIIEDSVIIIEDSRVTAAGSSNDIELPTGADIIKVDASGRTTLPGLIDAHTHLQLVPAENEHETLIKSVPLKAIQAASNAQKTLEAGFTTIRDLGAEHLVDLAVRDAINDGFIIGPSVLASGYKIAPTGADFRIYPPEVKISGQYTMDSASEIRRATRELVALGVDQIKIMTSGRTFRKTSSPDTKVYSLKEVKTAVEIAHDNGLKISAHAHGAAGVKLALEAGCDTIEHGTILDKADIEFMLENNIYLVPTFSYSSNLKRLKGDSGIPDYSINKALSSRGKRLKSFQAAYQAGVKIAMGSDSGMPFVPHGTNAIEIIEMVKAGMSNLDAIRSATIIAAGALGIEDRTGSIRPGKDADLIIVDGDPIKNIEVLSEINNIEMIIKSGEPVIKRGEYTCG